The DNA sequence AAGGTGACGAGAACCTGTATAACTTTTTAGAGTGGCTTCTTGAAATCTTGTGTCGAATGAATAGGCATACTGAGAAGATTGACTCATGCAAATCATCTGACAAGTGACATCAAAATTAGACCTATTAAAATAGgtcatagaaaaattaaaatgctaaaTCCCTAATCTTGTTCATCGGTCGTTTTGTCTCATCTCTATCTCCCTCTTCTCAACTCTCTCTAATAACatggcaattaaaaaaaaaaatggaagccttttttgctgaaaaaaaaaagcgtagtGGGATCAGTTCATGACGTGCTGGAAAGCAAGTCACTGATAGCAAAAAGCATGATGGGACCGGTTGTTGGTTCAAGGTTTCAGCGTGAAAACCACCTACcctagaaccgatcacccctatcaGCATCTCTCGCTTAGCCAAAGGCGAGGGAGTGTGAGTCCTCACTCACGAAGTAGGGGAGGGCGCCTCCCAACCCAACCGCTATTCTGCCTTTAAAAAAATGGTTGATATTATGAAAATTCTAAACTactatacatgtgacaaattcactccgaattatttttttaaccataaaataTCCTTAGTTGGTAtaaccgtgataaatttacctaaactattttttcaatcacaaaaaaatcaaagtggCACATCTTTGACAAgtttacccaaaattaatttttttgatcaccaaaacccctaaaccggtacacatatgataaatttaacctCAATTAGTTCtctttaaattgaattaatatcacgaaaaatttcaaatttatacatCTATaacaaacagagagtaaaaacctcaaacttgtacacccgacaattgccacgtgtcattcaactaagcaatttgacgataaaatttaaaggaaactaacaaagggtaaatttttacaggtgtaccaatttggggttattggtggtcaaaaaaatagtttggggtaaatttaacATAGacgtaccagtttagggttttttgcgATATTAACCCTTACAAAAATCAgccttttattttaattccttttcctttattatttttaattttttttttaaatttatttgtctttcttattCTACTTAATTCTTAAGTATTTTTGTGGAATATGTTCAGTAGAAGTTCTAAAaattgtcacgaaagtgtagttaagtcataaaacttatgaaattggtgcaatcgagtattaaaacttgtcaaattagtgccaTCGAGTCTTTACGTTAACTCTACCAAATTGGCTAATAGAAAATGCTAACGcaacttttttaaatattttctctctcctatgcgGCGATGACGTGCTAAAATGACGTCCTTTTGGTTcgaataagatttttttaatataatttttatttaaatgaactTTAAAAATACgtgtaaaattaaaattaaaaaaaaataagaagaagaagacaccaGCAGAATTGCCTGCGAGAGCTTCGCTACCGCTGCCGCCCCACTGCCTAATAGGGCAGGCAATAAATACTGAAGCAAAGCAATTCCAACGCCAACAGTATAAACATATAAGCTGCTATATCGTAGAAACAATAATCAAAACAAGTTAATTCAGATGAAAAGTTCTCGTGTTGAGCTAGAAAAAAATTTCCGCAGAGGCCCTAAGCTCGTCTCCATTCGCAGCTGCTTCGAAGCAGAGAAATGGGTTGCCTTGAagcaggaggagaaggagatAGACGAGGGACGAAGACGGTGTGGTTTGAGAAGAAAACAGCCATTATTCTCTAGAGAGAAGCATGGAGCAAGAAGCTCAAGGCTTGCGGCGACGAAAAGGGTTGGCGACGGTGTGGAAGTGGTTGGCAGAGACCCTCTTTCTGATGGGATAAATCGAAAGTGGGGCTCTCAATAAACACTCACAAAGCAAATTATACTCACGAAAGAGAAGGAGATAGAATATGGTTTTTCAATAACATGTATTCACAATCAATTCATACATTTCAAAATGGTTATAAGACACGCATTTATATAGCATATTACACGACTCTTAAACTGTTCTATAAAGACTAGTAAATAGATTTCTAGAAACACGAACAGTCACGACGTATATACATATCATTGGTACATGAACATTGATAAACTCACCTAATAAGACTCTTACAATAAAGACTCTTAAAAGCAACGCTATAATAAAGACTTGACTTGATTCGTGCATCCGCCTTGGGAGTCCAACGGACATCAACAACCTATCGACACCTTCTTCATTGAATCGACACCTCGGAAGATATCGATAGTCTcaatatttatgaatttggtttattttcCAACAAAACTCCCCCTGAAACCAAATTATGTTTCTCTTCTTGTAGTTTGCTTTGAAACAAGCAAGCTTTCTCTTCCATCGATCCATATCTTCACCGTAATCAATATCCGAATGGGCTCTAAGTTCTTCTTTAGCAAACATTACTTGAGAATGGATATAATCTCTTTCATGTTGATCAATCGATAGTTGTTGGGCCTTGGCTAGAGCTCCAAATGCCTCATTCGCTTATGGATGTTTGCACTAATTAGGATAAATCAGCAAAAATAACTTGCGACACTGATTTTTCACATCTTCGGGTGATGAGTCAAAGGATAGATTAAGAAACTCAAATAGATAATTGAACCATGAAGGAATCCCGATTACCTCATTGTCCCTTTCGACTTCGCTAGCTTCAGCAAACATGCTCTTGAGCAGCAAATCTTCATCCAACATCGTTGTTTTCCCCATCGCGcttctttcttgctcacctGAGGCTCTTTAGCCTTTTGTACTCCTTGGAATATCTCGTGAGGAATCTTCCACGTCTCCTTTGAAGTAGTGGCCTTCGAAACTTTCTCCAACAGATAATCATCTAGATTCTAATAGATGATCGACAGAGCATATTGATCTTTCATTCTTACCTTCTCTAAGGTATTCCTCTAACTTTGATTCAAGTGGCTTCGTCGTCTGGCTCACAATAGTCGGTGTTGACCATTTCCCATACACTATGGGCGCCGAGTAAGGCTCTCAATCTAGAAGCTcaattaccaaaattttctttggtaaGACAAGGATATTGAAGAGGACGTTGAGTATTTGTAGCCATGATCACAAACCATAAGCTCTTACGAAAATCGCAAGCTCTGATACTAAGTTGATGGGATAAATCGAAAGTGGGGCTCACAACAAACACTCACAAAGGAAACTTTACTCACGAAAGAGGAGGAGGCCGAAGATGGCTTTTCAATAATCTGTGTTCATAATCGATTCACCCATTtcaaaatggttacaagacatgCCTTATATAGGCATATTACACAACTCTTAAACTACTCTAGAAAGACTCATAAATAGACTCCTAGAAACACAAATAGTCATGACGTATGTATTACATATATCATCGGTACATGAACCGACTTTTGATAAACTTACCTAATAATGACTCTTACAGTAAAGACTTTTAAAAGCAACTCTATAATAAAGACTTGACTTGATTCGTGCATCCACCGTGGGCGTCCAACGGACATCAACAACCAATCTATACCTTCTTCATTGAATCGACACCTCGGAAGAAACCGATAGTCTCAATATTTATGAGTTTGGTTTATTTTCTAACACTTTCCAGCGGTGGCGAGGCCGCTGGTTTTGCaggcgtcttcttcttcttcgttttttttttttttaattttagcttattctttttttaatttaaataaaattatattaaaaattagatttggaccaaaatggTGTTATTTTAACCACGTCATCGCCacgtaagaaagagaaaatatttcaaaaagtcACATAAGCATTTTCTTTTAGCCAACTTAGACGGAGTTAAcgaaaggacttgattacatcaaTTTAACAAGTCTTAGTACTctatttttttgtactttttgctTGTTTTAGGGCTTAACTATACtattgtgacaagttttagaactttcagtACAcatattcctaattttttcctAATGTGGTGCCTAGCCTTCACCATATCGTAGCCACGTCtattagaaaatattgaaaacatATCTTGGCAACAATATTAAAAACCGATAGAAGGTAGCCCCACCCCTCTTCCTTCCCCCCCccaccaaaacaaaacaaaaaaaccctaGGCGCCAGTAATgttttttattctctctctccctcccctcacCATTTTCTTAAGTTGTTGtgatcttcttttttctttttttttgcttttctcccCGTTTGTGAGTTTTTCACTTCCGTTTCAACCACGATCCAGaagcttttctctctcatttttgggatatttctatcccgatctagtttagatttgggattttctaTGTGTATGTTTTCAAGATTTCGCTCTCTTCGGGTTTCGTTGGTAAACAAGTCTAATTTCGAAGGAAATCAGAGAAGCTTTGTAAAGGTTACGCTCGTGTCAAATTTATGCTCGTTCAACTTTTTTACTCTAGGTGATAGTGTTGGGAATGCTAAACCTAGGCGCACACCGCCGAAAGGTAAAGTCGTAGTAACAGATGGAGTTCTCGGTATGTGCTTATTACTAAAGACGGATTCGATAATCGGCCGCCGATTATGGTGTAAAGAAGTCATATATCTGCTCTTTGAGTATATAACCCATAATCTTATTCTGATGACTTCTCTTgttattttgaacttgttctGTTCTGAAGTTATCTAGATTGTATTTTGGTTTGCAGTTGAACTGCGATATTTCTTGATTGTATCCCGAAGAAgtgaaagaaatgaaatgttacttttaaccaaaaaaacaatttttgttAGTGAAGCTGGACAAGATTAACAGAGGGACTCCTCGTCAGCTTCGGATCGACCACTGGCCATTCATGTActtgaaatctgaaatcttGGAGCCTTGCCTCTGAGAGTGAACGTTGTGGAAACCGTGCCTAGTTAAGAACCGCTGCACCAAATGATGATGAACTTTGGGGTCAGTgaggaaagttaaaaaatttgttttttgtcatGTCCCAATGATGCCCTTTGTGGTGTTCTAGTGTATATAGCCATCGAGGATTTGGTACTTGATTATCTCACGCAATTATTGATTGCTCTATAAGCTTCATCATTAGAGGAATTAAGTATAGTAACTATGATAATTTGGTGTGTTTCAAAAGGATTGATGATATGAGGTGGCGGTTGATCCCTCTGGGTTTGAAGTTGATACCATTTATGGGTTTTGGCACATCTAAGGACTGTGGTAGAAGCACATAGACATGGTCAAGAGCAAGCTCTTGGAGCAGAATTGCCATTTAATCAGGAGGTCGAGGTCGGATATCTCGAAAAATCTGTTCATGTCAACACTATCTAATTAGCTTAAAGAGGTGCATCAAGATATCAGCTAGTATAATCTGTGCCTGTTCCAACCGGCCATGCTTTCGGATGGTCGACCATATTCCGAAATCGAATCTAGTTTCAACCATTTCGGTATGGGTCTTATATCAGCTCAGCCAATTAGTGACCTGAAGCTCTCAAGAAAGACTTCAATTTTCTTTGCTTCACTTTTCTTCCAAGAATGTCACAGTAAAGCAGATACATTTCATCTGATGGAAAGAGGTGAGATCGGACTCACTATCCCCCATTGAAAGCTTATTCATTCAATGATTTGGGGAGGACACCGCACTTATTACTCCAGTTTGGAGTTGGGGTGAGGTAAGGCGTGGGGTATAAGAAGCCTGAAGAGCCAATTGCACTCATGCACAGGAAGCTTCTACTGCTAAACTTTTTGTCACTCCTTTACATGGTTCGCCGAATGCGTTGATAGACACATCGACCATACAACTCTTCGATCCTATGCATGCCTGCAAGAGTTCGTGAGAACGAATGAGGAAGGATGGACATATCACAATCAAGGAGGCAATAACAAGTTAGGCTTGGTTCATGCTAAAGAGTTGTGAAACAATACCTTTTGAACAACGGCAAGTGCCCTGTTGCTGCTGCACTTTCCATGGCTAAAGCTCCCGCAAGTTCCTTGTGGAGTTCCGAAGCTGGCGAACTTGATCGAGGATATGACCTGATTGGGATGCAGGCACTCCAGCGACAAAATAGGCCGCGATGTTTTTCCTGATTTGGACTCTGATTCTGAATTCCACGTATCGATAGGTGATGGGTGAGACTCACTCACCCATGAGCATAAGCTTTCAATCTGTCTCGTGGCAAAAGATATTTGAGTGGGATCACCGCCAATTTCCTCGAAAATTACAAGAATGTTGTCGCTTGGTTTCAACCACGAACGCGGAACGTGGTACCTGTGAGAGAGGGCTCAAGATTAATCCTTGAAACGGTATCCTCAAAATCTTCTGGATGCATATCTTTCAGCTACTTACAGCTGTTGTGATGGCTTCCCGCAGCTTTTTAGGCATTTGTTTGAACTGTAGGATCCTCTGTAATTGCAAGAGTTAGTGCAGCCACTACCAGGTGCAACGTTGGTTGGCCAATACCGGCCGATGCTTTGTCCATTCACCCAAGCCTCACCCTTTCCCATTCCAGAAAAGTCTATGGCAACTGGGTCGTTTCCAGCAGGAGCAGCAAAAGTGGTCTGGATAATTAACACCACAGTTAGTGCCTAAACAGTACAGGTAGTGCCTGAGACACCTTCAAGCAAGGAGCTGTGTTCGAGGTGTATTGGCAATACATTCTCTTCAGAACAAACAACTCGATAGCCCCTAGAGTATAGAATATCTGATAGATTGTGTTGCCAGATCACAATTAACCTCCCTCTTAGGTCTGGATTGGAGTTAAAATAATCCCACTCTGCTTAGAAGATTGGGGAGATTTCATCTTTACTTATGTTTCTACAAATAAAGAAGAATTTCATTATGCCAAATATATCCCTTGCAAATAATGACTTGCCTAGATGATGGAAACTGGTGGTTACCTTGTACCATGTCAAGGGTTGAGTTTTTGGCAAACTAGGTTTCGTGATCCACATCGAAGAGCTTCCACTGGGTAGACCTTTATCTTCACCTTGAAGTCCTATCTGAgttcgagagagaaagagagagagagttgcaatGCACCCACATCAGCCTTTATGAAGGTTTGCCAGTCAGGTAATCACAAGAGAGGTTTCCGAGTATGTCAGAATGAAATCCGACATAAATTGCAGTTAATAACATGTTCTCTTTGGCCATCATTACACTTACTAATGAATGAACTCGCCAACTCGCAAGGAAAGAAACCTCACCTGATATGTCCACTGCTGCGAAGACAGATCTATCATGCTGCCACCGGCTGAACTTTTCAGCTTTACTGGACCAGTTATCCCAGCACCTGTTTTGTCATAAAAAGCTCCGTAGTTCTGGAAGAAAATGTAAGTTTGCACAAAATTGTTAAGGATATAGCCGAAAATTATGGGGACTTTATTCATCAGACAAGAATTACAACAGCAGCATTTTACAATGCATGTTATTGTCACTTTGAAAATGGATGTTCCCAAAGTAATAAATTTGAAAGACCATACCTGAAGTCCGACAGTCAAGCTCAGGAGATCGATTGTGTTCTTGCCTGTTAGAAGCGTGACGGGAATGTCAACAGCAATCTTGGGATTGTCACTGTTGCCTGCTTTACTGCCTGTAGAGTTTCATGTATTTTAGCAAATTGAGTGCTTTGGCCAACTAATCTACATCAGAACAAGAAATTGTTTCAATACATATCCAACTGGAGACAAATGCAGAGCACATTCTCCATCAACGTAGCAAAACTAATTCTGTTTCTTACCCCAGAAGTGCATTTGTATCAGATTTGATACCTTTTGTTTACCTCTCACTTATCTGGTACTTCAATTTTGATAATAacacaaaaatggaaaattatctGGCATGAGCTGTGCACGTAAGGTTTGGCTCAGTTAAGATGTCGTTTCGTAAAGGGAGCATGCACCTACTCTTAAGTAAGGATCCAGATTATGATACAAAAGAGTAGAATAATTTTCATTCGCCATCtcattgaaaaacttggaaaaCAGATAATTCCAAGAAGAAATAGAATTCAATTAGATAATTGGGGCTTCCTTTGTGATCAGGAAGAGGTCAATTCATGTCCTCGCAAAAAAAATCCGAAGTGCGAGAAAAAAGATTTTCACTTCTAGAACTGCCATTCCACCTCGTTATGAAGAATAATCGCTGTAAGGATTACCTGCAAGTTTCTTGTTGACAAAAGCATGAAGAGCATGGCCAAGTGATTCAACACGAAGAACTGCTTGAGATCCATCTTCAAGGAAGGGCTCCTCCCCAGTGATATCAGTGCTGCCAGAAACAGAAGAAACCAAAATCAGATAAGGCCAAACATATTGGGACCCCTTAGCTGTCAAATTGGACAGCAGTGGTTGTATAAAAGCAGCTAACAAGTAGCTTGTGTACCTCAGTGAATACCACAAGTAGTCACTACTGTCAGCGGTAGTGTTTATTTGCTCCAACAGCCCAGGCTTCACGAATGAATCATCCTTTGAAATACCCACTGGTTCATTGATCCAACTCCAGTCTGCATTGACCGTACTGGAGGAATCCACCACCTCGCTCAAAGATTCGTATACAAAGGTAGGAATCATAGACATAGAATTAACctgaaacgaaaaagaaaacaggtTGGAGCTCCTATCTAATCATAATAAAGGAATGCACATATATCCTTCACCGCAAAACCGCCAGTGATATCATGAATTCCGTACAGTGCCAAGGGATTTAGCGGGAGAACAAGTTCACGAGAAAAACCTTCGCAGTATTAAGAGCGACATTCTTGCAGTCTGGTAAAATGCTCACAGACCATCCAGGCAATTGATAAGATTTTCCATTGAAAGTAACAGTTGTGTCGGAGGTGCCCACGTTGGCAAGAAAAGCAGCACATAACCCTGTGTCTGTTTTGTAGACTGTTGCCTGGAAAAAGAAGTTATAAcagattgatttttctatctctAACTTGTGGAGCACACGGCAGAATCTTTAGCTGGACGATGGAGAAGATCAAAGATTGGATATCTAGTGACGCCAGCCAGAAGAActggaaaagacaaaaaaaataatgcactTATTAAGCTCTAATGAACACAATACAGAAGGTCATTGATAAATGGGGCGGACATCTTTGGACTGACATGATAATACATGCCTAAAGAATACAAATATCATCCACGATTAAGACTGACCAGTAACTAGACACAGCTAGTAGTCAAACTAAAGCTAAGTTATGAGTCCACAAATTACGAAAATATAGCTAAATTATTTTCTGCTATGACAAGTCACAAGGTCAGCAGTAGACTCGACAGCACAAATGTTTATATTTCAAGCACTGCGACTAGGTGTAACGATGGAATGATGCTTTGCAATTTGCATCTGCTGTGCTCTCTTCATAAAATTGAATGGTAGCTTGACAACAATAGTTTTCAACCAAGAGCTTTATGCAGTAAATGCTCCACTTCACTACTTACTAGTCTCTGGCTACTATTTTAATTGGAAGGGAAAGAAATCTGAAGTTGTTGTGCAATGTGGGAGAGAAAAACAAACTTACATAccacaaaaattgggaaatcaAAACTTATCTTGTCAAAATAACCTAGAAACGTCACGTCAAGGAATCTgagttcttcaaaaaggtttgGAGATAATGATTTCGGGTTTTACCTCCAAGTTCGGACCAAGGGAAGGATATGCCGGATCAGTGGCTAAAAGAGCATCTTCACAAAGCTTAATGGCCTTATGCACATCCCTCAAATGGCCCCACTTAGGCTGTCTAACAAGTCCTACAGAAATACTGATACATTAAGTGGCATTGCAGAATTTAGCCATTTATAGAATACCACAATAACTGATTGGCTCAGTGATATATCTCTCCAAAAAGGCTGCCTTACTATCAATGTCACTTCATCATTCCAACAAGAAGCATGTGAAAAGCATACTAACTTTAGAAAGAATGAGCATACCATACTCGTCTATTGGAGCATCATAGTCATAGCTTGTAGCAATAAAAGGTCCACCAGTAGTTCGGCCGAAGTTAGTCCCCCCATGATACTGTTTTTAGATGAATGGAAGAAATGTGACTTGGATGTCAGTATCATCTCCAGTCAAAGAAATGGCTCGTTTATGACAGTGATAAACATCAACCAGCTGATGCTTCCAAGTTTGTAAATTCTATAATTTTGTACCATATAGTAGTTTTGAAATGTTCCACCTCGCTGGAAAAATCGAGCCACTGCAAATGCAAGGTCTTCCGCAGGACGGTATGGAACAGCCCCGCCAAAGTAAATGACCCTAATGTTTGGGGAGAAAAAACATAAGGGAAGAAAAAGTTCACATGGGAGATTCTATAAGATGATCTATCTTTAAAGGAAAACGGCATCTACTCCAATAGCAAAACTTATAGACAAATAGAAGGAAAAGCTAATTACCATCCACTCCAGTTCTCAGTCCACATTTTGGGCTTAGTGTTTGAATTAGGTGTAAATTGGTCACAATAAAATCCGTTACAAGTATTAATCTGCAAAAGATAATAAAGAGCTTAGCAAGACGTTAGCAGTTCAAATGGCCAACACAATCCATTCCCCCCTTAAAATAAGTTATAAAGTAGGATCTGCTACAATCTACT is a window from the Rhodamnia argentea isolate NSW1041297 chromosome 8, ASM2092103v1, whole genome shotgun sequence genome containing:
- the LOC115738170 gene encoding beta-galactosidase 8-like isoform X2, whose translation is MAARGKGFLLGIALVAGVFAASSLCANVTYDHRALVVDGERRVLVSGSIHYPRSTPEMWPDLIQKSKDGGLDVIETYVFWNIHEPVRNQYDFEGRKDLVKFVKTVAEAGLLVHLRIGPYVCAEWNYGGFPLWLHFIPGIQFRTNNEPFKTEMQRFTAKIVDMMKQEKLYASQGGPIILSQIENEYGNVASAYGSGAKPYINWAATMATSLDTGVPWVMCQQGDAPDPIINTCNGFYCDQFTPNSNTKPKMWTENWSGWVIYFGGAVPYRPAEDLAFAVARFFQRGGTFQNYYMYHGGTNFGRTTGGPFIATSYDYDAPIDEYGLVRQPKWGHLRDVHKAIKLCEDALLATDPAYPSLGPNLEATVYKTDTGLCAAFLANVGTSDTTVTFNGKSYQLPGWSVSILPDCKNVALNTAKVNSMSMIPTFVYESLSEVVDSSSTVNADWSWINEPVGISKDDSFVKPGLLEQINTTADSSDYLWYSLSTDITGEEPFLEDGSQAVLRVESLGHALHAFVNKKLAGSKAGNSDNPKIAVDIPVTLLTGKNTIDLLSLTVGLQNYGAFYDKTGAGITGPVKLKSSAGGSMIDLSSQQWTYQIGLQGEDKGLPSGSSSMWITKPSLPKTQPLTWYKKHK
- the LOC115738170 gene encoding beta-galactosidase 8-like isoform X1 produces the protein MAARGKGFLLGIALVAGVFAASSLCANVTYDHRALVVDGERRVLVSGSIHYPRSTPEMWPDLIQKSKDGGLDVIETYVFWNIHEPVRNQYDFEGRKDLVKFVKTVAEAGLLVHLRIGPYVCAEWNYGGFPLWLHFIPGIQFRTNNEPFKTEMQRFTAKIVDMMKQEKLYASQGGPIILSQIENEYGNVASAYGSGAKPYINWAATMATSLDTGVPWVMCQQGDAPDPIINTCNGFYCDQFTPNSNTKPKMWTENWSGWVIYFGGAVPYRPAEDLAFAVARFFQRGGTFQNYYMYHGGTNFGRTTGGPFIATSYDYDAPIDEYGLVRQPKWGHLRDVHKAIKLCEDALLATDPAYPSLGPNLEATVYKTDTGLCAAFLANVGTSDTTVTFNGKSYQLPGWSVSILPDCKNVALNTAKVNSMSMIPTFVYESLSEVVDSSSTVNADWSWINEPVGISKDDSFVKPGLLEQINTTADSSDYLWYSLSTDITGEEPFLEDGSQAVLRVESLGHALHAFVNKKLAGSKAGNSDNPKIAVDIPVTLLTGKNTIDLLSLTVGLQNYGAFYDKTGAGITGPVKLKSSAGGSMIDLSSQQWTYQIGLQGEDKGLPSGSSSMWITKPSLPKTQPLTWYKTTFAAPAGNDPVAIDFSGMGKGEAWVNGQSIGRYWPTNVAPGSGCTNSCNYRGSYSSNKCLKSCGKPSQQLYHVPRSWLKPSDNILVIFEEIGGDPTQISFATRQIESLCSWVSESHPSPIDTWNSESESKSGKTSRPILSLECLHPNQVISSIKFASFGTPQGTCGSFSHGKCSSNRALAVVQKACIGSKSCMVDVSINAFGEPCKGVTKSLAVEASCA